In Methanobacterium bryantii, the following proteins share a genomic window:
- a CDS encoding glycerophosphodiester phosphodiesterase: MLVVAHRGASFFEPENTIRAIEKAIIMGADFVEVDVRKSKDNMLVVMHDADINRTTDGKGLVNDYTVSELKKFDAGDKETIPTLDEVITCVKDRVGLLIEIKEPGTEGKVLEKIDENELENVILTSFYHKSIKNARKMNLSVDAGIIFTGQPVDVSQMASSAGANVIFPGYKYLDEDLIKQAHRKGISVYPWTVDDEGMFEKLVEMGVDGIVTNKLIEKSK; the protein is encoded by the coding sequence ATGCTAGTTGTAGCCCACAGAGGTGCATCCTTCTTTGAACCAGAAAATACTATAAGGGCTATTGAAAAGGCTATAATAATGGGTGCAGATTTTGTTGAAGTTGATGTGCGAAAGAGCAAGGACAACATGCTTGTTGTAATGCACGATGCAGATATCAACCGTACGACAGATGGAAAAGGGCTTGTAAATGATTATACGGTTTCAGAACTTAAAAAATTTGATGCTGGAGATAAAGAAACAATTCCAACCTTGGATGAAGTAATAACATGCGTAAAAGATAGAGTAGGACTTTTAATTGAGATTAAAGAGCCTGGGACCGAAGGTAAAGTCCTTGAAAAAATAGATGAAAATGAATTAGAAAATGTAATATTGACCTCTTTTTACCATAAAAGCATTAAAAATGCAAGAAAAATGAACCTTTCTGTAGATGCAGGGATTATCTTTACCGGTCAGCCGGTAGATGTGAGCCAGATGGCGTCAAGTGCCGGTGCTAACGTTATTTTTCCAGGTTATAAATATTTAGATGAAGACCTGATAAAACAGGCTCATAGAAAGGGGATATCAGTTTATCCGTGGACAGTTGATGATGAGGGGATGTTTGAGAAACTGGTTGAAATGGGTGTGGACGGCATTGTGACCAATAAATTGATAGAAAAAAGTAAATGA
- a CDS encoding 2,5-diamino-6-(ribosylamino)-4(3H)-pyrimidinone 5'-phosphate reductase, which produces MKPHVILNAAMTLDGKIATRTGSSEISGKEDLIRVHKLRKEMDAIMVGINTLLADDPRLTVHKIKADPEDNPVRIVVDSKARTPLNFRILNNDAPAIIAVTENADPEKIEALEKKATVLKCGKDRVDLKSLMDKLSKTGIKRLMLEGGSTLNYSMLENGLVDEVRVCVAPMIAGGSNAKTLVDGEGIDKMKDAVKLKLKKSYGLGEDLILEYDVIK; this is translated from the coding sequence ATGAAACCTCATGTAATATTAAACGCTGCAATGACTTTAGACGGTAAAATTGCAACCAGAACTGGAAGTTCTGAAATTTCAGGTAAAGAAGATCTAATAAGAGTCCATAAACTAAGGAAAGAGATGGATGCAATAATGGTTGGAATAAACACGCTTCTTGCAGATGATCCCAGACTTACCGTGCACAAAATTAAAGCTGATCCTGAAGATAACCCTGTAAGAATAGTTGTTGACAGCAAAGCCCGCACTCCCCTGAACTTTCGTATTTTAAATAATGATGCACCAGCTATAATTGCAGTAACAGAAAATGCAGACCCTGAAAAGATCGAAGCTCTAGAAAAAAAAGCAACTGTTTTAAAATGCGGTAAAGATAGGGTTGATCTTAAATCTTTAATGGATAAACTTTCAAAAACAGGGATAAAGAGACTGATGCTTGAAGGGGGATCAACGCTGAACTATTCAATGCTTGAAAATGGACTTGTTGATGAAGTCAGGGTATGTGTAGCTCCAATGATTGCAGGAGGTTCCAATGCCAAAACTCTTGTCGATGGAGAAGGCATCGATAAAATGAAAGATGCAGTTAAATTAAAACTTAAAAAAAGTTATGGTTTAGGTGAAGACCTGATACTGGAATACGATGTAATTAAATGA
- a CDS encoding carboxymuconolactone decarboxylase family protein, with protein sequence MSEDRYKKGLEMLKMMHPKSYGELADNLKDIAPDLARFVAEFPYADVYTRPGLDLKTRELVTIASLTTLGHAQTELKSHILGALNVGCTREEIVEVLIQMAVYAGFPTALNAVYTAKEVFEELDNGE encoded by the coding sequence ATGAGTGAAGATAGATATAAAAAAGGGTTAGAAATGCTTAAAATGATGCATCCCAAGTCTTATGGAGAATTAGCAGATAATTTAAAGGATATTGCTCCTGATCTGGCGCGTTTTGTTGCTGAATTTCCTTATGCGGATGTTTATACCCGTCCAGGCTTGGATCTAAAAACAAGGGAACTTGTAACAATTGCAAGTCTTACAACTTTAGGACATGCCCAAACAGAACTTAAGAGCCATATCTTAGGCGCCTTAAATGTGGGCTGTACCCGTGAAGAGATCGTGGAAGTATTGATCCAGATGGCTGTCTATGCGGGCTTCCCAACAGCTTTAAACGCAGTATATACAGCTAAAGAAGTGTTTGAAGAGCTGGATAATGGAGAATAA
- a CDS encoding PRC-barrel domain-containing protein has protein sequence MHVVGDLVGKEVVDSSGDRVGEVKDVEIVKGKQQVKSLIIKEGGAATKIGMGEKKVIPCNQVDAIGEKVMLK, from the coding sequence ATGCATGTTGTAGGCGATTTAGTTGGAAAAGAAGTTGTTGATAGTTCTGGAGATAGAGTTGGAGAAGTTAAAGACGTAGAAATAGTCAAAGGAAAACAACAGGTTAAATCATTGATAATTAAAGAAGGAGGAGCCGCTACAAAAATAGGCATGGGTGAAAAGAAGGTTATACCATGCAACCAGGTTGATGCTATCGGAGAAAAGGTAATGCTTAAATAA
- a CDS encoding CapA family protein, with amino-acid sequence MKKIYLGIILIILISLTAIFLLFSPDPSTEKTLQYNSPQSPVNIVVTGDVMLGRGVGSVIKSNSNIFGDLKPIFKQSDLVVVNLESPFTYSSKNFKKTVPLKANPTYAHILKANNVNAVALANNHIMDYGPQGLTDTLKTLDKYNITHIGAGENLQDALQPAYFTINGKTVAIINFMDLTTFQEFSKSELPPATDNSPGFAPADWKLVKNSINTAKNHADIVIVFFHYGNEYSFTPTKYQTELSRECIDEGADIVVGSHPHVPQSIEYYKGKLIFYSLGNCVFDQKNPITKDSMVVQMQIVNGNTDVTVIPIHISNSSPKIMSNPHATKFLNRINSESNVKMNILNGKGKLSINI; translated from the coding sequence ATGAAAAAAATCTACTTAGGAATAATTTTAATAATTTTAATATCGCTGACAGCCATATTTCTTCTATTTTCGCCAGATCCATCAACAGAAAAAACACTCCAGTATAATTCGCCCCAATCGCCTGTTAACATTGTTGTTACTGGAGATGTGATGCTTGGAAGGGGTGTGGGATCAGTCATCAAAAGCAATTCCAACATATTTGGAGACTTAAAACCAATTTTTAAGCAATCTGACTTAGTTGTTGTGAATTTAGAATCACCATTTACATATTCAAGCAAAAATTTCAAAAAGACAGTCCCATTAAAGGCAAATCCTACCTACGCACACATTTTAAAAGCTAATAACGTAAATGCTGTTGCTCTGGCTAATAACCACATCATGGATTACGGCCCACAGGGATTAACTGACACGCTCAAAACGCTTGATAAATATAATATTACTCATATAGGGGCTGGAGAAAATCTCCAAGATGCACTTCAACCAGCATATTTCACTATAAATGGGAAAACTGTAGCGATAATAAATTTTATGGATTTAACTACTTTTCAGGAATTTAGTAAATCAGAATTACCTCCAGCCACAGATAATTCTCCAGGATTTGCTCCTGCAGATTGGAAACTTGTTAAAAACAGTATAAATACGGCCAAAAACCATGCAGATATTGTAATAGTGTTTTTTCATTATGGAAATGAGTATTCATTTACTCCTACCAAATATCAAACTGAATTATCCAGAGAATGTATAGATGAAGGCGCTGACATAGTTGTTGGGAGCCATCCCCACGTTCCTCAGAGTATAGAATATTATAAAGGAAAACTAATATTTTACAGCCTTGGAAATTGCGTTTTTGATCAAAAAAATCCAATTACAAAGGACTCCATGGTTGTACAGATGCAGATCGTAAATGGAAATACAGATGTGACAGTTATTCCTATCCATATTTCAAACAGCAGCCCTAAAATTATGAGTAATCCACATGCAACTAAGTTTTTAAATAGAATAAACTCAGAATCTAATGTTAAAATGAATATATTAAATGGAAAAGGCAAATTGAGTATAAATATTTGA